A region of Streptomyces halobius DNA encodes the following proteins:
- a CDS encoding HAMP domain-containing sensor histidine kinase — MSGTGRDAGAGLGARFGRLPLRSRLTLLTAAAVAVAVAVSALACWLLTRTQLRDEVDNSLQSVEVAADYLLRTYNDCQPTDPTENTNAPPSSYNVQIVRIDGSRCVGPNSQPVRVQGADLAVAQGLERDALHDAVTTGGANVRVLTKHIRVQGVPFAVSLSRPLTEVNSALNTLALLLAAVAGLGVIGAGTAGLAIARSGLKPVDRLTEAVEHVARTEDLTIRIPADGEDEIARLSRSFNSMTAALAASRDLQQQLIADAGHELRTPLTSLRTNFDLLVRSEQSGRELPAADKAALLASVKAQMGELAALIGDLQELSRPAAPGHGAVEVVALHDIVGAALGRVRLRGPSLSFIADLDPWYVRAEPAGLERAVVNLLDNAVKFSPADGTVRVRLAVGELTVRDQGPGIPQDELPHVFERFWRSPSARSLPGSGLGLSIVARTAEQAGGDVRLRAAEGGGTEAVLTLPGAATPPPEVPGRGTAEPGTAGPGPGGPGPGALG, encoded by the coding sequence GTGAGCGGGACGGGAAGGGACGCGGGCGCCGGGCTCGGGGCACGCTTCGGACGGCTGCCGCTGCGCTCGCGGCTGACCCTGCTCACCGCCGCCGCGGTGGCGGTGGCGGTCGCCGTCTCCGCGCTGGCCTGCTGGCTGCTCACCCGCACCCAGCTGCGCGACGAGGTGGACAACTCGCTGCAGAGCGTCGAGGTCGCGGCGGACTATCTGCTGCGCACCTACAACGACTGCCAGCCCACCGACCCGACCGAGAACACGAACGCCCCGCCGTCGTCCTACAACGTCCAGATCGTCCGGATCGACGGATCGCGCTGTGTGGGGCCCAACTCCCAGCCCGTACGGGTGCAGGGCGCGGATCTTGCGGTGGCGCAGGGCCTGGAACGCGATGCCCTGCATGATGCCGTCACCACAGGCGGCGCGAACGTACGGGTGCTGACCAAGCACATCCGTGTCCAGGGCGTGCCGTTCGCGGTGTCCCTCTCGCGTCCGCTGACCGAGGTCAACAGCGCGCTGAACACCCTCGCGCTGCTGCTGGCCGCCGTCGCGGGGCTGGGCGTCATCGGCGCGGGCACGGCCGGTCTGGCCATCGCCCGCTCCGGCCTCAAGCCCGTCGACCGCCTCACCGAAGCCGTCGAACACGTCGCCCGCACCGAGGACTTGACCATCCGCATCCCGGCGGACGGTGAGGACGAGATCGCCCGCCTCTCCCGCTCCTTCAACTCCATGACGGCGGCCCTGGCCGCTTCCCGCGACCTCCAGCAGCAGCTCATCGCCGACGCCGGCCACGAGTTGCGCACCCCGCTGACCTCGCTCCGTACGAACTTCGACCTGCTGGTGCGCAGCGAGCAGTCCGGCCGTGAGCTCCCGGCCGCCGACAAGGCGGCGCTGCTGGCGTCGGTGAAGGCGCAGATGGGGGAGCTGGCGGCGCTGATCGGCGACCTCCAGGAGCTGTCCCGGCCGGCGGCGCCCGGACACGGTGCCGTCGAGGTCGTGGCGCTGCACGACATCGTCGGCGCCGCGCTGGGGCGGGTCCGGCTGCGCGGCCCGTCGCTGAGCTTCATTGCCGACCTCGACCCCTGGTACGTACGGGCCGAACCGGCCGGGCTGGAACGCGCGGTGGTCAATCTGCTCGACAACGCGGTGAAGTTCAGCCCGGCCGACGGCACCGTCCGGGTCCGGCTGGCGGTCGGCGAGCTGACCGTCCGCGACCAGGGCCCCGGCATCCCGCAGGACGAACTGCCGCATGTCTTCGAGCGGTTCTGGCGCTCACCGTCCGCACGCAGCCTGCCGGGCAGCGGGCTGGGCCTGTCGATCGTGGCCCGTACGGCGGAGCAGGCGGGCGGTGACGTCCGGCTGCGGGCCGCGGAGGGCGGCGGCACCGAGGCGGTACTGACGCTGCCGGGGGCCGCGACGCCGCCGCCGGAGGTGCCGGGGCGGGGGACGGCGGAACCAGGGACGGCGGGACCGGGGCCGGGGGGACCGGGGCCGGGGGCGTTGGGGTAG
- a CDS encoding response regulator transcription factor, with the protein MSPAEHGDQPARILIVDDEPAVREALQRSLAFEGYGTEQAVDGLDAVTKVASYDPELIVLDVLMPRMDGLTAARRLRASGVRVPILMLTARDTVGDRVTGLDAGADDYLVKPFELDELLARIRALLRRSSYAAAAGAQPEEGETLAFADLRMDLATREVTRGTRRVELTRTEFTLLEMFLAHPRQVLTREQILKAVWGFDFEPTSNSLDVYVMYLRRKTEAGGEPRLVHTVRGVGYVLRADGGAE; encoded by the coding sequence ATGAGTCCCGCCGAGCACGGTGATCAGCCCGCCCGCATCCTGATCGTCGACGATGAGCCCGCGGTCCGGGAGGCCCTGCAGCGTTCGCTGGCGTTCGAGGGCTACGGCACCGAGCAGGCCGTCGACGGTCTGGACGCGGTGACGAAGGTCGCCTCGTACGACCCCGAGCTGATCGTGCTGGATGTGCTGATGCCGCGGATGGACGGGCTGACGGCCGCCCGCCGGCTGCGGGCGAGCGGGGTGAGAGTGCCGATCCTGATGCTGACCGCGCGCGACACGGTCGGCGACCGGGTCACCGGGCTGGACGCCGGCGCCGACGACTACCTCGTCAAGCCCTTCGAGCTGGACGAACTGCTGGCCCGGATCCGGGCGCTGCTGCGCCGCAGCTCGTACGCGGCGGCGGCCGGTGCGCAGCCCGAGGAGGGCGAGACGCTGGCCTTCGCCGATCTGCGGATGGACCTGGCGACCCGCGAGGTGACCCGGGGCACGCGGCGGGTCGAGCTGACCCGTACCGAGTTCACGCTGCTGGAGATGTTCCTGGCGCACCCGCGGCAGGTCCTCACCCGTGAGCAGATCCTGAAGGCCGTGTGGGGCTTCGACTTCGAGCCCACCTCCAACTCCCTCGATGTGTATGTGATGTATCTGCGCCGCAAGACGGAAGCGGGCGGCGAGCCACGGCTGGTGCACACCGTCCGGGGGGTCGGCTACGTCCTGCGGGCGGACGGCGGCGCGGAGTGA
- a CDS encoding S1C family serine protease, with protein MTESYRRSGEETSQDRPYAYGGAYGDYYGRAVPPPPPYAPDAAVGSTPHEPRRRARRPVALIAAVALASGLIGGGSAALIAGSTQTPQSGTSTPVVNAGKNGGSGVAGVAKAVSPAIVEIKARTAGGESTGSGVVITQDGEIITNNHVVAGADTVTVTFGDGGTGTAKVVGTDADKDLALVKVNGAKGLTAATLGDSDRIAVGDQVVAIGSPEGLTGSVTSGIVSALNRDVTVPKDEGRGLPGPDGPGGGWPFEFGGNQYNGDTGSSKTSYKAIQTDASLNPGNSGGALINMQGQIIGINSAMYAPSSASSGAAGSVGLGFAIPINTVKADLDSLRGGGSDGGSSGV; from the coding sequence ATGACCGAGAGCTACCGCCGAAGCGGCGAGGAAACGTCCCAGGACCGGCCGTACGCATACGGGGGCGCATACGGCGACTACTACGGGCGCGCGGTTCCGCCGCCGCCCCCGTACGCCCCGGATGCCGCGGTGGGCTCCACGCCGCATGAGCCGCGTCGCAGGGCGCGTCGCCCCGTCGCGCTGATCGCGGCGGTGGCGCTCGCCTCGGGGCTCATCGGCGGCGGCAGCGCGGCGCTGATCGCCGGTTCCACCCAGACGCCGCAGAGTGGTACCTCCACCCCGGTCGTCAACGCCGGCAAGAACGGCGGCAGCGGCGTCGCGGGGGTGGCCAAGGCGGTCAGCCCGGCCATCGTGGAGATCAAGGCGCGGACGGCCGGCGGCGAGTCCACCGGCTCCGGCGTGGTGATCACCCAGGACGGCGAGATCATCACCAACAACCATGTGGTGGCCGGCGCGGACACCGTGACCGTCACCTTCGGCGACGGCGGCACCGGGACGGCCAAGGTCGTCGGGACCGACGCCGACAAGGACCTGGCGTTGGTCAAGGTCAACGGCGCCAAGGGCCTGACCGCGGCCACCCTCGGTGACTCCGACCGGATCGCGGTCGGCGACCAGGTCGTCGCGATCGGCTCGCCCGAGGGCCTCACCGGGTCCGTGACCAGCGGTATCGTCTCCGCGCTCAACCGCGATGTCACCGTCCCCAAGGACGAGGGCCGGGGCCTGCCGGGGCCGGACGGTCCGGGCGGCGGCTGGCCGTTCGAGTTCGGCGGTAACCAGTACAACGGCGACACCGGCTCGTCGAAGACGTCCTACAAGGCCATCCAGACCGACGCCTCGCTCAACCCGGGCAACTCCGGCGGTGCGCTGATAAACATGCAGGGCCAGATCATCGGCATCAACTCCGCGATGTACGCGCCGAGTTCGGCATCGAGCGGCGCGGCGGGCAGCGTCGGCCTGGGCTTCGCCATCCCGATCAACACCGTCAAGGCCGATCTCGACTCGCTGCGCGGCGGGGGGAGCGACGGCGGCAGCAGCGGTGTGTGA
- a CDS encoding LacI family DNA-binding transcriptional regulator, translating into MAKVTRDDVAKLAGTSTAVVSYVINNGPRPVAPATRERVLAAIKELGYRPDRVAQAMASRRTDLIGLIVPDTRQPFFAEMAHAVERAASERGKMVLVGNANYEDEREAHYLRAFLGMRVSGLILISQGPSEHAAAEIDAWDARVVLLHRRPDAIDDVAVMTDDIWGAQLATRHLLEHGHPYVAFLGGTEETPKSGDPVTDHVEGWRRAMQESGKPPEGRYFQALYNRYDAYEVALKLLAGPERPPAIMCATDDQAIGVLRAARELRIDVPGELAVAGFDDVKEAALTDPPLTTVASDREAMARAAVDLVLDDGLRVVGSRRERLRQFPSRLVVRRSCGCEG; encoded by the coding sequence GTGGCCAAGGTGACGCGGGATGATGTGGCAAAACTGGCGGGAACATCCACCGCCGTCGTCAGTTACGTCATCAACAACGGGCCGAGGCCGGTCGCCCCGGCCACGCGCGAGCGGGTGCTCGCCGCGATCAAGGAGCTCGGTTACCGGCCGGACCGGGTCGCCCAGGCGATGGCGTCCCGCCGTACCGATCTCATAGGTCTGATCGTGCCGGACACCCGGCAGCCGTTCTTCGCGGAGATGGCCCATGCCGTCGAACGGGCCGCCTCCGAGCGCGGGAAAATGGTCCTGGTCGGCAACGCCAACTACGAGGACGAGCGTGAGGCGCACTATCTGCGCGCCTTCCTCGGGATGCGGGTATCCGGGCTGATCCTGATCAGCCAGGGGCCCAGTGAGCACGCCGCCGCCGAGATCGACGCCTGGGACGCCCGGGTGGTGCTGCTGCACCGACGGCCGGACGCCATCGACGATGTCGCGGTGATGACGGACGACATCTGGGGCGCGCAGCTGGCGACCCGGCATCTGCTGGAGCACGGCCACCCGTATGTCGCCTTCCTCGGTGGTACGGAGGAGACCCCGAAGTCCGGCGACCCGGTCACCGACCACGTCGAGGGCTGGCGCCGGGCGATGCAGGAGTCCGGGAAGCCGCCGGAGGGGCGCTATTTCCAGGCGCTGTACAACCGCTATGACGCGTACGAGGTCGCGCTGAAGCTGCTGGCGGGTCCGGAGCGGCCGCCGGCCATCATGTGCGCGACGGACGACCAGGCGATCGGTGTGCTGCGGGCCGCCCGCGAGCTGCGCATCGATGTGCCGGGCGAGCTGGCGGTCGCGGGCTTCGACGATGTGAAGGAGGCGGCGCTGACCGACCCGCCGCTGACGACGGTGGCCTCGGACCGTGAGGCGATGGCGCGCGCCGCGGTCGATCTGGTGCTGGACGACGGGCTGCGTGTGGTGGGCTCGCGCCGCGAACGACTGCGGCAGTTTCCGTCGCGGCTGGTGGTGCGGCGGTCGTGCGGGTGTGAGGGGTAG
- a CDS encoding response regulator transcription factor: MSSLLLLTNALQPSTEVLPALGLLLHSVRVAPAEGPALIDTPGADVILIDGRRDLPQVRSLCQLLRSTGPGCPLVLVVTEGGLAAVTADWGIDDVLLDTAGPAEVEARLRLAMGRQQVTTDDSPMEIRNGDLSVDEATYSAKLKGRILDLTFKEFELLKYLAQHPGRVFTRAQLLQEVWGYDYFGGTRTVDVHVRRLRAKLGPEHESLIGTVRNVGYRFVTPEKVERAAAEAQAKEDAAKAARAANAANAANAVNAKNAAKAAEGGSGAGGGSAKAVAVVRNPLPQGPAQR; the protein is encoded by the coding sequence GTGAGTTCCCTCCTGCTGCTGACCAACGCACTCCAGCCGTCGACGGAGGTGCTCCCCGCGCTCGGGCTGCTGCTGCACAGCGTGCGGGTGGCCCCCGCCGAGGGCCCGGCCCTCATCGACACCCCAGGGGCCGACGTCATACTGATCGACGGCCGCCGTGACCTTCCCCAGGTGCGGTCGCTGTGCCAGCTGCTGCGGTCCACCGGGCCGGGCTGTCCGCTGGTGCTGGTGGTGACCGAGGGCGGGCTCGCCGCCGTCACCGCGGACTGGGGCATCGACGATGTGCTGCTGGACACGGCGGGACCCGCCGAGGTGGAGGCGCGGCTGCGGCTGGCGATGGGCCGCCAGCAGGTCACCACCGATGACAGCCCCATGGAGATCCGTAACGGTGATCTCTCCGTTGACGAGGCGACCTACAGCGCCAAGCTCAAGGGCCGGATCCTGGACCTGACCTTCAAGGAGTTCGAGCTGCTGAAGTATCTGGCGCAGCACCCGGGCCGGGTGTTCACCCGTGCCCAGCTTCTGCAGGAAGTGTGGGGCTATGACTACTTCGGCGGTACGCGGACGGTCGATGTGCACGTCCGGCGGCTGCGGGCGAAGCTCGGTCCCGAGCACGAGTCGCTGATCGGCACGGTCCGTAACGTCGGCTACCGCTTTGTGACGCCGGAGAAGGTGGAGCGGGCGGCGGCCGAGGCGCAGGCGAAGGAGGACGCCGCGAAGGCGGCGAGGGCCGCGAACGCCGCAAACGCGGCGAACGCAGTAAACGCGAAAAATGCCGCGAAGGCCGCCGAAGGCGGCTCCGGTGCTGGTGGCGGCTCCGCGAAGGCCGTGGCGGTGGTGCGGAATCCGCTGCCGCAAGGTCCTGCCCAGCGATAG
- a CDS encoding ABC transporter ATP-binding protein, with amino-acid sequence MTTTDKTAAAEETPAAPRRGPAPASGPARFMGGQPTEKSLDFKGSGKRLLAQMRPERGIISVALLLGVLSVALTVVAPKVLGHATDLIMAGIVGRRLPEGLTTEQAAAQLRAHGQDGLADMLGTMPVVPGHGIDFGAVGTVLVWVTVIYAAASLFGFVQARIATQVVQRAVFRLREQVEEKLARLPLSYFDRQQRGEVLSRATNDIDNIQQTLQQTLSQIMMSLLTIVGVLTMMFWISPLLALVALLTVPVSVLVAAKIGKRAQPQFVQQWKTTGKLNAHIEEMYTGHALVKVFGRQKESAELFREQNEALYTAGFKAQFISGVIQPAMMFIGNLNYVLVAVVGGLRVATGALSIGDVQAFIQYSRQFSQPLTQVASMANLVQSGVASAERVFELLDAEEQDPDPARPARPERVTGRVAFENVSFRYDEDKPLIDGLSLAVDPGQTIAIVGPTGAGKTTLVNLLMRFYEVRGGRITLDGVDIATMSREELRSSIGMVLQDTWLFGGTIAENIAYGVPGGASMEQIVAAAKATHVDRFVRTLPDGYDTVIDEEGANVSVGEKQLITIARAFLAEPAILVLDEATSSVDTRTEVLIQHAMGRLRAGRTSFVIAHRLSTIRDADTILVMENGSIVEQGAHDELLARHGAYAGLYAAQFAEPVA; translated from the coding sequence ATGACCACCACGGACAAGACGGCGGCCGCCGAGGAGACCCCCGCGGCCCCGAGACGAGGACCGGCCCCGGCCTCCGGTCCCGCCCGCTTCATGGGCGGGCAGCCCACCGAGAAATCCCTCGACTTCAAGGGCTCCGGCAAGCGCCTGCTCGCCCAGATGCGCCCCGAGCGCGGCATCATCTCCGTCGCACTGCTTCTGGGCGTCCTGAGCGTGGCGCTGACCGTCGTGGCGCCCAAGGTCCTCGGCCACGCCACCGACCTGATCATGGCCGGAATCGTCGGCCGCCGTCTCCCCGAGGGCCTCACCACGGAACAGGCGGCAGCCCAACTCCGGGCGCACGGGCAGGACGGACTCGCCGACATGCTCGGCACGATGCCGGTCGTCCCCGGCCACGGCATCGACTTCGGCGCCGTCGGCACGGTCCTCGTCTGGGTCACCGTCATCTACGCCGCCGCCTCGCTCTTCGGCTTCGTCCAGGCCAGGATCGCCACCCAGGTCGTCCAACGCGCCGTCTTCCGCCTCCGCGAGCAGGTCGAGGAGAAACTGGCCCGGCTCCCCCTCAGCTACTTCGACCGACAGCAGCGCGGCGAGGTGCTCTCCCGCGCCACCAACGACATCGACAACATCCAGCAGACGCTCCAGCAGACCCTCAGCCAGATCATGATGTCGCTGCTGACCATCGTCGGCGTGCTCACGATGATGTTCTGGATCTCGCCGCTGCTGGCGCTGGTCGCGCTGCTCACCGTCCCGGTCTCGGTCCTCGTCGCCGCCAAGATCGGCAAGCGTGCCCAGCCGCAGTTCGTCCAGCAGTGGAAGACCACCGGCAAGCTCAACGCCCACATCGAGGAGATGTATACCGGCCACGCCCTGGTGAAGGTCTTCGGCCGCCAGAAGGAGTCCGCCGAGCTGTTCCGCGAGCAGAACGAGGCGCTCTACACCGCCGGATTCAAGGCGCAGTTCATCTCCGGCGTCATCCAGCCCGCGATGATGTTCATAGGCAACCTCAACTACGTCCTGGTGGCCGTGGTCGGCGGCCTCCGCGTGGCCACCGGCGCCCTCTCGATCGGCGACGTCCAGGCGTTCATCCAGTACAGCCGGCAGTTCAGCCAGCCGCTCACCCAGGTCGCCTCGATGGCCAACCTGGTCCAGTCCGGCGTCGCCTCCGCCGAGCGGGTCTTCGAACTGCTCGACGCCGAGGAGCAGGACCCCGACCCCGCGCGCCCGGCCCGCCCCGAGCGCGTCACCGGCCGGGTCGCCTTCGAGAACGTCTCGTTCCGCTACGACGAGGACAAGCCGCTCATCGACGGCCTCTCGCTGGCCGTCGACCCCGGCCAGACCATCGCCATCGTCGGCCCGACCGGCGCCGGCAAGACCACCCTGGTCAACCTGCTGATGCGGTTCTACGAGGTGCGCGGCGGCCGGATCACCCTCGACGGCGTCGACATCGCCACCATGTCGCGCGAGGAGCTCCGCTCCAGCATCGGCATGGTCCTCCAGGACACCTGGCTCTTCGGCGGCACCATCGCCGAGAACATCGCCTACGGCGTCCCCGGGGGCGCGTCCATGGAGCAGATCGTCGCCGCCGCCAAGGCCACCCATGTCGACCGCTTCGTACGCACCCTGCCCGACGGCTACGACACCGTCATCGACGAGGAGGGCGCCAATGTCTCCGTCGGCGAGAAACAGCTGATCACCATCGCCCGCGCATTCCTCGCCGAGCCCGCGATCCTCGTCCTCGACGAGGCCACCAGCTCCGTCGACACCCGCACCGAGGTGCTGATCCAGCACGCGATGGGGCGGCTTCGTGCGGGCCGCACGAGTTTTGTCATCGCGCACCGGCTGTCCACGATCCGGGATGCGGACACCATCCTCGTCATGGAGAACGGTTCGATCGTCGAGCAGGGGGCCCATGACGAGCTGCTGGCGCGTCATGGGGCGTATGCGGGGCTTTACGCCGCCCAATTCGCGGAGCCTGTGGCGTAG
- a CDS encoding ABC transporter ATP-binding protein, which produces MLVRLARAHLRPHKRSISLIVLLQLIQTLATLYLPSLNADLIDNGVVQGDLGYILRIGGFMTAVTLLQIVCAIGAVYYGARTAMALGRDIRAAVFDRVQSFSAREMGTFGAPSLITRTTNDVQQVQMLVLMTFTMMVAAPIMMGGGVVMALNQDVPLSGLLLVIVPVLGILVSLIVRRMRPLFRGVQERIDTVNRVLREQIAGIRVIRAFVRDRHERERFAGSNTALYDVSVRAGRLMSMMFPLVMLIVNLASVAVVWFGGLRIDSGGMQIGALTAFLSYLMYILMSIMMATFMVMMLPRAEVCAERIAEVLATDSSVTPPRNPVTELRRRGELELRDVEFRFPGAEQPVLTDVSLVARPGETTAVIGSTGSGKSTLLGLVPRLFDATGGTVLVDGEDVRTLDQETLAQAIGLVPQKPYLFSGTVATNLRYGNPDATDDELWHALETAQAREFVERMEGGLDAPIAQGGSNVSGGQRQRLAIARALVRKPEIYLFDDSFSALDYATDAALRAALARETDRATVVIVAQRVSTIRGADRIVVLDEGRVVGTGTHTALMADNETYREIVLSQLTEQEAA; this is translated from the coding sequence GTGTTGGTCCGACTGGCGCGGGCGCATCTGCGGCCCCACAAGCGCTCGATATCCCTGATCGTCCTTCTCCAGCTGATCCAGACGCTGGCCACCCTCTACCTCCCCTCCCTCAACGCCGACCTCATCGACAACGGTGTGGTGCAGGGAGACCTCGGCTACATCCTCCGCATCGGCGGTTTCATGACCGCCGTCACCCTGCTGCAGATCGTCTGCGCCATCGGCGCCGTCTACTACGGCGCCCGGACGGCCATGGCGCTGGGCCGGGACATCCGCGCCGCCGTCTTCGACCGGGTGCAGTCCTTCTCCGCCCGGGAAATGGGCACGTTCGGCGCGCCCTCGCTGATCACCCGCACCACCAATGACGTCCAGCAGGTCCAGATGCTGGTCCTGATGACGTTCACGATGATGGTGGCGGCGCCCATCATGATGGGCGGCGGCGTCGTCATGGCGCTCAACCAGGATGTGCCGCTGTCGGGCCTGCTCCTGGTCATCGTCCCGGTCCTCGGGATCCTCGTCTCACTGATCGTGCGCCGGATGCGGCCGCTCTTCCGCGGCGTGCAGGAACGCATCGACACCGTCAACCGCGTGCTGCGCGAACAGATCGCCGGCATCCGCGTCATCCGCGCCTTCGTCCGCGACCGGCACGAGCGGGAGCGGTTCGCCGGCTCCAACACCGCGCTGTACGACGTGTCGGTGCGCGCCGGCCGGCTGATGTCGATGATGTTCCCGCTGGTCATGCTGATCGTGAACCTCGCCAGTGTGGCCGTCGTCTGGTTCGGCGGGCTGCGGATCGACAGCGGCGGGATGCAGATCGGCGCGCTGACGGCCTTCCTCAGCTATCTGATGTACATCCTCATGTCGATCATGATGGCGACGTTCATGGTGATGATGCTGCCGCGCGCCGAGGTCTGCGCCGAGCGCATCGCCGAGGTACTGGCCACCGACTCCAGCGTCACCCCACCCCGGAACCCCGTCACCGAGCTGCGCCGCCGCGGCGAGCTGGAGCTCCGTGATGTCGAGTTCCGCTTCCCGGGCGCCGAGCAGCCGGTCCTCACGGACGTCTCCCTGGTCGCCCGCCCCGGCGAGACCACCGCCGTCATCGGCTCCACCGGCTCCGGCAAGTCCACCCTCCTCGGCCTCGTCCCCCGCCTCTTCGACGCCACCGGCGGCACGGTCCTGGTGGACGGCGAGGACGTCCGCACCCTCGACCAGGAGACGCTGGCCCAGGCCATCGGCCTGGTCCCGCAGAAGCCCTACCTCTTCTCCGGCACGGTCGCCACCAACCTCCGCTACGGCAATCCCGACGCCACCGACGACGAGCTGTGGCACGCCCTGGAGACCGCCCAGGCGCGGGAGTTCGTCGAGCGGATGGAGGGCGGCCTGGACGCCCCCATCGCCCAGGGCGGCTCCAATGTCTCCGGCGGCCAGCGCCAGCGGCTGGCCATCGCCCGCGCGCTGGTCCGCAAGCCGGAGATCTATCTCTTCGACGACTCCTTCTCCGCCCTGGACTACGCGACGGACGCCGCACTGCGCGCCGCGCTCGCCCGTGAGACGGACCGGGCCACCGTCGTGATCGTCGCCCAGCGGGTGTCCACCATCCGTGGCGCCGACCGCATCGTCGTCCTGGACGAGGGCCGGGTCGTCGGCACCGGTACGCACACCGCGCTGATGGCCGACAACGAGACCTACCGGGAGATCGTGCTCTCCCAGCTCACCGAGCAGGAGGCGGCATGA
- a CDS encoding MoaD/ThiS family protein, with protein MRYWAAAKAAAGTAEEPYTAATLAEALDAARAAHAADPEFARVLMRCSFLVDGDPVGTRDHASVTLAEGGTVEVLPPFAGG; from the coding sequence GTGCGCTACTGGGCCGCGGCCAAAGCCGCCGCCGGCACGGCTGAGGAGCCGTATACGGCGGCGACGCTCGCCGAGGCGCTGGACGCGGCGCGCGCCGCGCATGCCGCCGATCCCGAGTTCGCGCGCGTCCTGATGCGCTGCTCCTTCCTGGTGGACGGCGATCCGGTCGGCACCCGTGACCATGCGTCGGTGACGCTGGCCGAGGGCGGCACCGTCGAGGTCCTGCCGCCGTTCGCGGGAGGGTGA
- a CDS encoding LmeA family phospholipid-binding protein has protein sequence MRALRVLLFIVVIVAVLLVVGDRVAVNLAEDKAAEKIRSSQGLAGTPDVTIKGFPFLTQVIGRNLTEVDADLDGIEASADGRTLRVEKLTAQFHDVELGSDYTSVKSAASATGNARISYADLTKAAGGGVRISYAGEKNGRSQVKISPNIPVLASLEVTGSLSVEGDTVRLRADSVPMMCKAVPGCEDKVRTQTDHEWKLDQLPGNLKLERVVTMREGISIAASGKNVRMPG, from the coding sequence ATGCGTGCACTACGGGTACTGCTGTTCATCGTCGTGATAGTCGCGGTGCTGCTGGTCGTCGGCGACCGGGTGGCGGTGAATCTCGCCGAGGACAAGGCCGCGGAGAAGATCCGCAGCAGTCAGGGGCTGGCGGGCACGCCGGACGTCACGATCAAGGGCTTCCCGTTCCTGACCCAGGTCATCGGCCGCAATCTGACCGAGGTGGACGCCGACCTCGACGGCATCGAGGCCAGCGCCGACGGCCGCACGCTGCGGGTGGAGAAGCTGACCGCGCAGTTCCACGACGTCGAACTGGGCAGCGACTACACCTCCGTCAAGAGCGCCGCCTCGGCCACCGGCAACGCCCGGATCTCGTACGCGGACCTGACCAAGGCCGCGGGCGGCGGCGTCAGGATCAGCTACGCCGGCGAGAAGAACGGCCGCAGCCAGGTCAAGATCTCGCCGAACATCCCGGTGCTGGCCTCACTGGAGGTGACCGGCTCGCTCAGCGTCGAGGGCGACACCGTCCGGTTGCGCGCCGACAGCGTCCCGATGATGTGCAAGGCCGTCCCGGGCTGCGAGGACAAGGTGCGCACCCAGACGGACCACGAGTGGAAGCTGGACCAGCTGCCCGGCAACCTCAAGCTGGAGCGGGTGGTCACGATGCGGGAGGGCATCTCGATCGCCGCCTCCGGCAAGAACGTCCGGATGCCCGGCTGA
- a CDS encoding Ms5788A family Cys-rich leader peptide: MQSSLSGLRHRGQAVLTKRRAVDLCRVAAMLCRPA, translated from the coding sequence ATGCAGAGCTCATTGAGCGGTCTCCGCCATCGGGGACAGGCGGTTCTTACGAAGCGGCGGGCAGTCGACCTGTGCCGCGTCGCCGCCATGCTCTGTCGCCCTGCCTGA